A stretch of Vicinamibacterales bacterium DNA encodes these proteins:
- the groL gene encoding chaperonin GroEL (60 kDa chaperone family; promotes refolding of misfolded polypeptides especially under stressful conditions; forms two stacked rings of heptamers to form a barrel-shaped 14mer; ends can be capped by GroES; misfolded proteins enter the barrel where they are refolded when GroES binds) yields the protein MSHKHLLFRSEAREKVLRGATAIADAVRVTLGPRSRCVLIEKKWGKPLVCNDGVTIAKEFALEDADENLGAQMLRGAAERTGDTVGDGTTTATLLAHAMVADGVRNIAAGASAIDLKRGLDRATRAAIDALRAQSRPVKSEQEKQQVATISAHNDPSIGELVARAIEKVGSEGAVTVEEAKGTETTMEVVEGLQFDHGYLSPYFVTDPEKMEAVLDDALVLLYEGKITNLKDLLPVLEQIAKRGLALLVVAEDVEAEALATLVVNRLRGVLANVAVKAPGFGDRRKAMLQDLAVVTGGTLIAQELGIKLETVTLEQLGRASRVVVDRDHTTIVGGKGEKAAIAGRCQELRRQIADSTSDYDREKLEERLAKLSGGVAVIRVGAPSEAEMKSRREAFDDAIHATRAAIVEGVVPGAGLALLRAIPAVEAEAATLQGDERAGAHVLRRALEAPARQIAENSGVDGGVVVEKMRSGTGNFGFDAAAGRYVDLVEAGIIDPTKVVRLALENAASTAGVLLLTEATLTDVPDPKAESAVSRGDGDL from the coding sequence ATGTCGCACAAACATCTGTTGTTCCGGTCGGAAGCACGTGAGAAGGTCCTCCGCGGCGCCACCGCGATTGCCGACGCCGTGCGGGTGACGCTGGGCCCCCGGTCCCGCTGCGTGCTCATCGAGAAGAAGTGGGGCAAGCCCCTCGTCTGCAACGACGGCGTCACCATCGCGAAGGAGTTCGCGCTGGAAGACGCCGACGAGAACCTCGGCGCGCAGATGCTGCGGGGCGCCGCCGAGCGCACCGGCGACACCGTCGGCGACGGGACGACCACGGCGACGCTGCTGGCGCACGCCATGGTCGCCGACGGCGTCCGCAACATCGCCGCCGGCGCGAGCGCCATCGATCTCAAGCGCGGCCTCGATCGCGCCACGCGCGCCGCCATCGACGCGCTGCGGGCGCAGTCACGTCCGGTGAAGAGCGAGCAGGAGAAGCAGCAGGTCGCCACCATCTCGGCCCACAACGATCCCTCCATCGGCGAGCTCGTCGCCCGGGCGATCGAGAAGGTCGGTTCGGAGGGCGCCGTCACGGTCGAAGAGGCCAAGGGCACCGAAACGACGATGGAAGTGGTCGAGGGACTGCAGTTCGACCACGGCTATCTGTCGCCGTACTTCGTCACGGATCCCGAGAAGATGGAAGCGGTGCTGGACGACGCGCTGGTCCTGCTCTACGAAGGAAAGATCACGAATCTCAAGGATCTGCTGCCGGTCCTGGAGCAGATCGCCAAGCGCGGCTTGGCGCTGCTCGTGGTCGCCGAAGACGTCGAAGCCGAGGCGCTCGCCACGCTCGTGGTCAACCGCCTGCGCGGCGTGCTCGCCAACGTCGCGGTGAAAGCGCCGGGCTTCGGCGACCGCCGCAAGGCGATGCTGCAGGATCTGGCCGTCGTGACCGGTGGAACGCTGATCGCGCAGGAGCTTGGCATCAAGCTCGAGACGGTGACGCTGGAGCAGCTGGGGCGCGCGTCGCGGGTCGTCGTCGATCGGGACCACACCACCATCGTCGGCGGCAAAGGGGAGAAGGCGGCGATTGCCGGCCGCTGCCAGGAACTGCGGCGTCAGATCGCCGACAGCACCTCGGACTACGACCGCGAGAAGCTCGAAGAGCGGCTGGCGAAGCTCTCCGGCGGCGTCGCCGTCATTCGTGTCGGCGCGCCGTCCGAGGCCGAGATGAAGAGCCGGCGCGAAGCCTTCGACGACGCGATTCACGCGACGCGCGCGGCGATCGTCGAGGGGGTCGTTCCCGGCGCCGGACTGGCGCTGCTGCGGGCGATCCCGGCGGTCGAAGCCGAAGCGGCGACGCTGCAGGGAGACGAGCGGGCGGGCGCCCACGTCCTTCGCCGCGCGCTCGAAGCGCCGGCCAGGCAGATCGCCGAGAACTCCGGCGTCGACGGCGGCGTGGTCGTCGAGAAGATGCGCTCGGGGACGGGCAACTTCGGGTTCGACGCCGCGGCCGGCCGCTACGTCGATCTCGTCGAGGCCGGCATCATCGACCCGACGAAGGTGGTGCGGCTGGCGCTGGAGAACGCGGCGTCGACCGCCGGCGTCCTGCTGCTGACGGAAGCGACGCTGACCGACGTCCCCGATCCGAAGGCGGAGTCGGCGGTCTCGAGAGGCGACGGCGACCTGTGA
- a CDS encoding Hsp20/alpha crystallin family protein, translating into MSERNPIARLRNLSSDIDRMFEDWTSFRRPFFARVTTPEPAPWFPKVDVFQRDNRLITRVDLPGMKKEDVAVEVIDGQLTLSGERKREIEEKKDQMFRSEREYGSFYRTVPLPEGVKTEDIRATFADGVLEVSMPLPARIKAEAQRIQIDEPQTPARTAA; encoded by the coding sequence ATGTCTGAGCGAAACCCGATCGCACGGCTTCGCAACCTCTCGTCGGACATCGATCGCATGTTCGAGGACTGGACCTCCTTCCGCCGGCCGTTCTTCGCCCGGGTGACGACGCCCGAGCCGGCACCGTGGTTCCCGAAGGTGGACGTCTTTCAGCGCGACAACCGGCTGATCACCCGCGTGGATCTTCCCGGCATGAAGAAGGAAGACGTCGCGGTCGAGGTGATCGACGGGCAGCTGACGCTCTCGGGCGAGCGGAAGCGCGAGATCGAGGAGAAGAAGGATCAGATGTTCCGCAGCGAGCGCGAGTACGGCAGCTTCTACCGCACCGTTCCGCTGCCCGAAGGAGTGAAGACGGAAGACATCCGCGCGACCTTCGCGGATGGGGTGCTCGAAGTCAGCATGCCGCTGCCCGCCCGCATCAAGGCGGAGGCGCAGCGAATCCAGATCGACGAGCCGCAGACGCCGGCCAGGACGGCGGCCTGA
- a CDS encoding L,D-transpeptidase codes for MSRRQVCAPLVCMLAALWLADGTASGRSGGERYRVIESRQEIAGVLATAAPPDIARLERLNRADEAHLPRLRALVIPLSAAEDGLADSVLPRRYEPAASSPTFLVVHLPGQLFGAYELGALVRWGPISSGRRDSATAPGLFHLTWRSPGRHSTVNPDWFMPWYFNFDVREGLAFHAYSLPGYPASHGCIRLLDSDAQWLYQWGDGWAIDSRLRLLASGTPVLFVGTYDFAAPPPWRSIEWLSREITLPPPAHFSNP; via the coding sequence ATGTCGAGGCGTCAGGTCTGCGCACCGCTGGTCTGCATGCTGGCGGCGTTGTGGCTGGCGGACGGGACCGCCAGCGGACGCAGCGGCGGCGAACGGTATCGCGTGATCGAGTCGCGGCAGGAGATCGCGGGCGTTCTCGCGACAGCCGCGCCGCCGGACATCGCGCGCCTCGAGCGGCTGAATCGCGCCGACGAAGCGCACCTGCCGCGGCTGCGGGCGCTCGTCATTCCCCTGTCCGCGGCGGAAGACGGCCTCGCCGACAGCGTGCTGCCGCGCCGCTACGAGCCGGCCGCGTCGTCGCCGACGTTCCTGGTCGTCCACCTGCCGGGCCAGCTCTTCGGCGCCTACGAGCTCGGGGCGCTGGTGCGCTGGGGACCGATCAGTTCCGGCCGGCGTGACAGTGCGACCGCGCCGGGGCTCTTTCACTTGACCTGGCGCTCGCCGGGACGCCACAGCACGGTGAATCCCGACTGGTTCATGCCGTGGTACTTCAACTTCGACGTGCGGGAAGGACTGGCGTTCCACGCCTACTCGCTTCCCGGGTATCCCGCGAGCCACGGCTGCATCCGTCTGCTCGACAGCGATGCGCAGTGGCTGTACCAGTGGGGCGACGGGTGGGCGATCGATTCGCGGCTGCGTCTGCTCGCGTCCGGCACGCCGGTGCTGTTCGTCGGCACGTACGACTTCGCGGCGCCGCCGCCGTGGCGATCGATCGAGTGGCTCTCGCGCGAGATCACGCTGCCGCCCCCGGCACACTTTTCCAATCCCTAG
- the ppsA gene encoding phosphoenolpyruvate synthase: MSAGSVGLQDTLFVLDFAGITLNDVARVGGKNASLGELFRTFGPRGVGVLDGFATTAAAYRRLLRAGALESRLRSIFSAFDPENLAELARRGQLARAAVLETPIPDDVRTAVLDGYQRLCARLGREPELAVRSSATAEDLPEASFAGAAETFLNVRGREELLRAVHACFSSLFTDRAISYRARLGYDQLQVALSVGIMPMVRSDRASSGVMFTLDTESGFRDVVTLSGAYGLGEFVVQGVVSPDEWTVFKPTLATGHRAIIGRRLGTKEVRLVYADGSKATRSEPVLAAERARFCLDDDGVLTLARWACLIEEHYSALAGHPQPMDIEWAKDGVTGALFIVQARPETVHANKPRTAAAEVYRLKEAPPAPLVRGQAVGERIGAGRVRVVRDVAALQDVAPGDVLVAEITDPDWEPVMRRVAAIVTDKGGRTAHAAIVSREFGLPCIVGTGNATAALREGEHVTVCCAEGTEGHVYPGALPFEVAHVDVTNVPQTRTRVMLIAGDPSQAFALAAIPNAGVGLARTEFIVTNHIGIHPMALARFPRLKSPTTVAAIAARIGEQAPRDFFVQRFSEGVARLAAAFHPKPVIVRMSDFKTNEYARLLGGAEFEPAEENPMIGFRGASRYYDPRYADGFALECQGIARARHELGLTNIKVMIPFCRTVDEGRRVLAAMAEHGLKRGEGGLDVYVMCEVPSNAILADEFLQVFDGFSIGSNDLTQLTLGLDRDSGTVAHLFDERNEAVRWLIARAIAAAHHAGKPIGICGQAPSDYPEFAAWLVDQGIDSISLNPDAAIGALLRIASAEAAMPAVAGA; encoded by the coding sequence ATGTCCGCCGGTTCTGTCGGCCTGCAAGACACCCTGTTCGTGCTCGACTTCGCGGGAATCACGCTGAACGACGTCGCGCGCGTCGGCGGCAAGAACGCGTCGCTCGGAGAACTGTTCCGGACATTCGGACCGCGGGGCGTCGGCGTGCTCGACGGGTTCGCGACGACCGCCGCCGCGTACCGGCGCCTGCTGCGGGCCGGCGCCCTGGAGTCGCGGCTGCGGTCGATCTTCTCCGCGTTCGATCCCGAGAACCTCGCCGAGCTCGCCCGGCGCGGCCAGCTGGCGCGCGCCGCCGTCCTCGAAACGCCAATCCCGGACGACGTGCGGACCGCGGTCCTCGACGGGTATCAACGATTGTGCGCCCGGCTCGGGCGCGAGCCCGAGCTCGCCGTACGATCGTCGGCGACCGCGGAAGACCTCCCCGAGGCGTCGTTCGCCGGCGCCGCGGAGACCTTCCTCAACGTGCGCGGCCGCGAGGAGCTGCTGCGCGCCGTGCACGCCTGTTTCTCGTCGCTCTTCACCGATCGCGCGATCAGCTACCGGGCGCGGCTCGGCTACGACCAGCTGCAGGTCGCGCTGTCGGTCGGAATCATGCCGATGGTGCGCTCGGACCGCGCGAGCTCCGGCGTGATGTTCACGCTCGACACCGAGTCCGGATTCCGCGACGTCGTCACGCTGTCGGGGGCCTACGGGCTCGGCGAGTTCGTCGTGCAGGGCGTCGTGTCCCCCGACGAATGGACGGTGTTCAAGCCGACGCTGGCCACCGGGCATCGCGCCATCATCGGCCGCCGCCTCGGCACCAAGGAAGTCCGTCTCGTCTACGCGGACGGCAGCAAGGCGACGCGCAGCGAGCCGGTGCTCGCGGCCGAACGCGCACGATTCTGTTTGGATGACGACGGCGTCCTGACGCTTGCCCGATGGGCCTGCCTGATCGAGGAGCACTACTCGGCGCTGGCCGGGCACCCCCAGCCGATGGATATCGAGTGGGCGAAGGACGGCGTGACCGGGGCGCTCTTCATCGTGCAGGCCCGGCCGGAAACCGTGCACGCCAACAAGCCGCGCACCGCCGCCGCGGAGGTGTACCGGCTGAAAGAGGCGCCGCCCGCCCCGCTGGTCCGCGGTCAGGCCGTCGGGGAGCGCATCGGCGCCGGCCGCGTGCGGGTGGTACGCGACGTCGCCGCACTGCAGGACGTCGCCCCCGGCGACGTGCTGGTCGCCGAGATCACCGATCCGGACTGGGAACCGGTCATGCGGCGAGTCGCCGCCATCGTCACGGACAAGGGAGGACGCACCGCGCACGCGGCGATCGTCTCCCGCGAGTTCGGGTTGCCGTGCATCGTCGGAACGGGAAATGCGACCGCCGCGCTCCGCGAGGGCGAGCACGTCACGGTGTGCTGCGCGGAGGGAACCGAAGGCCACGTGTATCCCGGGGCGCTGCCGTTCGAGGTGGCGCACGTCGACGTCACGAACGTTCCGCAGACCCGCACCAGGGTCATGCTGATCGCCGGCGATCCGAGCCAGGCGTTCGCGCTCGCCGCCATTCCGAATGCCGGCGTCGGACTGGCCCGCACCGAGTTCATCGTGACGAACCACATCGGCATCCATCCGATGGCCCTGGCGCGCTTTCCCCGGCTGAAGAGTCCGACGACGGTTGCGGCGATTGCCGCCAGGATCGGCGAGCAGGCGCCGCGAGACTTCTTCGTTCAGCGTTTCAGCGAGGGTGTCGCCCGCCTGGCGGCGGCGTTCCATCCCAAGCCGGTGATCGTGCGGATGAGCGACTTCAAGACCAACGAGTACGCGCGGCTGCTCGGCGGCGCCGAGTTCGAGCCGGCGGAGGAGAACCCGATGATCGGGTTCCGCGGCGCCTCCCGTTACTACGATCCGCGATACGCCGACGGCTTCGCGCTCGAGTGCCAGGGGATCGCGCGGGCGCGGCACGAACTGGGACTCACGAACATCAAGGTCATGATCCCGTTCTGCCGGACGGTGGACGAAGGGCGCCGCGTGCTGGCGGCGATGGCGGAGCACGGCCTGAAGCGAGGTGAGGGCGGCCTGGACGTCTACGTCATGTGCGAAGTACCGTCCAACGCGATCCTCGCCGACGAGTTCCTGCAGGTGTTCGACGGCTTCTCGATCGGATCGAACGATCTGACGCAGCTGACGCTGGGGCTCGATCGCGACTCCGGGACCGTGGCGCACCTGTTCGACGAACGCAACGAGGCGGTGCGCTGGTTGATCGCCCGGGCGATCGCGGCGGCGCACCATGCCGGCAAGCCGATCGGGATCTGCGGCCAGGCGCCGTCGGACTACCCGGAGTTCGCCGCGTGGCTGGTCGACCAGGGCATCGACTCGATTTCACTGAACCCCGACGCCGCCATCGGCGCGCTGCTGCGGATCGCATCGGCCGAAGCGGCGATGCCCGCCGTTGCGGGGGCGTGA
- a CDS encoding universal stress protein — MIALKKVLVATDFGPAAESALRYGRALARGFGAELHLLHVVDNLFARAVMGYAYAAISPAVQEDLERAGRRQAEALLGDDDRRDLHAVAATMTSTSPADAIVEYARTHAIDLVIIGTHGRGPVAHLLLGNVAERVVRIAPCPVLTVREHEHEFVLPDALVPAAEYEPAAKSRD, encoded by the coding sequence ATGATCGCGCTCAAGAAAGTTCTGGTGGCGACCGACTTTGGCCCGGCCGCGGAGTCGGCCCTGCGCTACGGACGGGCGCTCGCCCGAGGATTCGGCGCCGAGCTGCACCTCCTGCACGTCGTCGACAACCTGTTCGCCCGGGCGGTGATGGGTTATGCGTATGCCGCGATATCACCGGCGGTGCAGGAAGACCTCGAGCGGGCGGGACGGCGCCAGGCCGAGGCGCTGCTCGGAGACGACGACCGTCGCGACCTGCATGCCGTCGCGGCGACGATGACCAGCACCAGTCCGGCAGACGCGATCGTCGAGTACGCGCGGACGCATGCGATCGATCTCGTCATCATCGGCACTCACGGACGCGGTCCGGTCGCGCACCTGCTGCTCGGCAACGTGGCGGAGCGGGTGGTCCGCATCGCGCCGTGCCCGGTGCTCACGGTCCGCGAGCACGAGCACGAGTTCGTGCTGCCCGACGCCCTCGTGCCCGCCGCGGAGTACGAGCCGGCGGCGAAATCGCGCGACTGA
- a CDS encoding ABC transporter ATP-binding protein, with product MTGTVVSARGLTKEFSTGRQRVLALRGVDFDVSPGEFLALVGPSGSGKTTLLNLIGALDVPTAGELTVLGERVAALSKRARAHLRLHSIGFVFQAYNLVPVLTALENVEFVLELQGMGAGRRARAKDVLGELGLGDLADRRIGELSGGQQQRVAVARAVAARPRLVLADEPTANLDGENAEILMHLMRDLRERHGMTFIFSTHDQRVVNHAVRVVTLVDGRVARDEATPGEAPHEIVPGTGVPAVAARR from the coding sequence ATGACCGGGACCGTGGTCTCTGCGAGGGGCCTCACCAAGGAGTTCTCGACCGGCCGGCAGCGCGTGCTCGCGCTGCGCGGCGTGGACTTCGACGTCTCGCCCGGCGAGTTTCTCGCGCTCGTGGGCCCGTCGGGCAGCGGCAAGACGACGCTGCTGAATCTGATCGGCGCGCTCGACGTTCCCACCGCCGGGGAGCTGACCGTCCTTGGCGAACGCGTGGCCGCGCTCTCGAAGCGTGCGCGGGCGCACCTGCGGCTGCACTCGATCGGCTTCGTGTTCCAGGCCTACAACCTGGTGCCCGTGCTGACCGCGCTCGAGAATGTCGAGTTCGTGCTCGAGCTGCAGGGGATGGGCGCGGGGCGGCGGGCGCGCGCGAAGGACGTGCTCGGCGAGCTGGGACTGGGAGATCTGGCGGACCGGCGGATCGGGGAGCTGTCCGGCGGGCAGCAGCAGCGCGTCGCCGTGGCAAGAGCGGTCGCGGCCCGGCCGCGTCTCGTGCTGGCCGACGAGCCGACCGCCAATCTGGACGGAGAGAACGCGGAGATCCTGATGCACCTGATGCGGGATCTTCGCGAGCGCCACGGGATGACGTTCATCTTCTCGACGCACGATCAGCGCGTCGTCAATCACGCGGTTCGGGTGGTGACGCTCGTCGACGGCCGTGTCGCGCGCGACGAAGCGACGCCAGGCGAAGCGCCGCACGAGATCGTGCCCGGCACCGGCGTGCCCGCCGTTGCCGCCCGGAGGTAG
- a CDS encoding FtsX-like permease family protein — MIWVASRYAGRSVRRNARRTVLAIVGIAVGCVLALLMESLNRGRGELFARVGATSGVGHLRIVPAGWPVRRDPGLRLADANAALAAARARRDVLRAAPRTRADVLLAVGTHVVPIEMVGVDPEIEPHLFRYVRRVEQGRYLNAGESNTLVLGRTIAERLSITVDDEVVATAVDPHGDIQSALFRVVGIVSTGSEDADATVCQVPQADVERLSGSAGTGEVSLVLADYRQADVVRAALAARIASGDRVMTMTELAPEIEGHFRQDAASARFVSLVILLIVVLGVASAQLAAVLERRREFAVLSALGMSAAGMVKLVVQEAVILGTAAGLLALTVGVPMVWRLARTGLDFRRYVGSAYAFQGVLFDPVILGDFGFWIVPYVFIVAMGATIVASLYPAWYAARTDPAVALRVAQ, encoded by the coding sequence ATGATCTGGGTTGCCAGCCGCTACGCCGGCCGCAGCGTACGCCGGAACGCCCGGCGCACGGTGCTGGCGATCGTCGGCATCGCCGTCGGCTGCGTGCTCGCGCTGCTGATGGAGAGTCTCAACCGCGGACGCGGCGAGTTGTTCGCCCGCGTCGGCGCCACCAGCGGCGTCGGCCATCTGCGCATCGTCCCGGCCGGCTGGCCGGTCCGGCGCGATCCGGGATTGCGGCTGGCCGATGCCAATGCCGCGCTGGCGGCCGCCCGCGCCCGCCGCGACGTGCTGCGGGCGGCGCCGCGCACCCGCGCAGACGTTCTGCTTGCCGTGGGCACTCACGTCGTGCCGATCGAAATGGTCGGCGTCGATCCGGAGATCGAGCCGCACCTCTTCCGCTACGTCCGCCGCGTGGAGCAGGGGAGGTATCTCAACGCCGGCGAATCCAACACTCTCGTGCTCGGCAGAACCATCGCCGAACGGCTGTCGATCACGGTCGACGACGAAGTGGTCGCCACCGCCGTCGATCCGCACGGCGACATTCAGAGCGCGCTGTTCCGCGTGGTCGGGATCGTCAGCACGGGGAGCGAAGACGCCGACGCAACGGTGTGCCAGGTGCCGCAGGCTGACGTCGAGCGGCTCAGCGGATCGGCGGGCACCGGTGAGGTCAGCCTGGTTCTCGCGGACTACCGGCAGGCGGACGTGGTGCGGGCGGCGCTGGCGGCGCGCATCGCATCCGGCGACCGGGTCATGACCATGACCGAGCTGGCGCCGGAGATCGAGGGGCACTTCAGACAGGACGCGGCCTCGGCGCGGTTCGTCAGCCTCGTGATCCTGTTGATCGTCGTGCTCGGCGTGGCCAGCGCGCAGCTCGCCGCCGTGCTCGAACGCCGCCGCGAATTCGCCGTGCTGTCGGCGCTCGGCATGAGCGCCGCCGGGATGGTGAAGCTGGTCGTGCAGGAGGCGGTAATCCTCGGCACCGCCGCGGGGCTCCTGGCGCTCACCGTCGGCGTCCCGATGGTCTGGCGCCTGGCGCGGACCGGCCTCGACTTCCGCCGCTATGTGGGGAGCGCGTACGCGTTTCAAGGCGTGCTGTTCGATCCCGTGATCCTGGGGGACTTCGGCTTCTGGATCGTTCCCTACGTCTTCATCGTCGCCATGGGCGCAACGATCGTCGCGTCGCTGTATCCGGCCTGGTACGCGGCGCGGACGGATCCTGCGGTGGCGCTGCGGGTGGCGCAATGA
- a CDS encoding FtsX-like permease family protein gives MTTRTIVRIAWRNLWRNRRRTGLALTAIALSVTLVLLYDGMLRWEGDYMRETVTGPMLGHVQVHAPEWRRNRAMDRTLRDVPATVAALARDPDVAAVNPRVYGPALAAMGQEGFAVIVLGLDMSAESRRGGLLERSAARAEGRRVLMGRALAEQMQVSPGVEIAIVGQAVDGSLANDLFTVAAVIDTPVDFVNRQAVMMALEEAQALFAMPGEAHELVIYARDPEKAAALAARLNGSPAVQGAEALDWQTLAPSMVDLIELVEIAWVFVLLLVLVAAAAGVANTMLMATYERTHELGMLLALGVAPRRLVEMILLESVALGTIGSLLGTVAGGLLVLWAHQNGVDYATLTGGGPQQFSAFGMNWSLRVYPRLEWIDIVRVVVAVAITSTIASAWPAARTARLQPARALRD, from the coding sequence ATGACCACCCGGACCATCGTGCGAATCGCCTGGCGCAACCTGTGGCGCAACCGGCGCCGCACCGGTCTGGCGCTGACGGCGATCGCGCTGTCGGTGACGCTCGTGCTCCTCTACGACGGCATGCTGCGCTGGGAGGGAGACTACATGCGCGAGACCGTGACCGGACCGATGCTCGGCCACGTCCAGGTGCATGCCCCGGAATGGCGGCGGAACCGCGCCATGGATCGCACGCTGCGGGATGTCCCGGCCACGGTTGCGGCGCTGGCGCGCGATCCGGATGTCGCGGCGGTGAATCCCCGCGTCTACGGTCCGGCGCTTGCGGCGATGGGACAGGAGGGATTCGCGGTGATCGTCCTCGGCCTCGACATGAGCGCCGAGTCGCGCCGAGGCGGACTGCTCGAGCGCAGCGCCGCCCGCGCCGAGGGGCGCCGCGTGCTGATGGGCCGCGCGCTCGCGGAGCAGATGCAGGTCAGCCCCGGAGTCGAGATCGCGATTGTGGGGCAGGCGGTGGATGGGTCGCTGGCGAACGATCTCTTCACCGTGGCGGCGGTGATCGACACGCCGGTGGACTTCGTCAACCGCCAGGCGGTGATGATGGCGCTGGAGGAAGCCCAGGCGCTGTTCGCGATGCCGGGCGAGGCCCACGAACTGGTGATTTACGCGCGCGATCCGGAGAAGGCCGCGGCGCTGGCGGCGCGGCTGAACGGATCGCCCGCCGTGCAGGGGGCCGAAGCGCTCGACTGGCAGACGCTCGCCCCGTCGATGGTGGACCTGATCGAGCTGGTCGAGATCGCGTGGGTGTTCGTGCTGCTGTTGGTACTCGTGGCTGCCGCGGCGGGCGTCGCCAACACCATGCTGATGGCGACCTACGAACGCACGCACGAACTCGGCATGCTGCTGGCGCTCGGCGTGGCGCCTCGCCGTCTGGTGGAGATGATCCTGCTCGAATCGGTGGCGCTGGGGACGATCGGAAGTCTGCTCGGGACGGTGGCCGGCGGCCTGCTGGTGTTGTGGGCGCATCAGAACGGCGTCGACTACGCCACCCTCACCGGCGGCGGCCCGCAGCAGTTCTCCGCGTTCGGCATGAACTGGTCGCTGCGGGTCTATCCGCGCCTGGAATGGATCGACATCGTGAGGGTCGTCGTGGCCGTGGCGATCACGTCGACGATTGCGTCCGCCTGGCCTGCCGCGCGCACGGCGCGGCTGCAGCCGGCGCGCGCGCTGCGAGACTGA
- a CDS encoding outer membrane lipoprotein-sorting protein produces the protein MNLAAWIALLAGPLLIGAGQVPRPDVETILNHLDELYRSKSSIARMEIQVTSSRTVRSMRLKAWTRGEDEALIVIEAPPREEGTATLRVGSNLWNYLPRIARTIRVPPSMMLGSWMGTDFTNDDLVKESSLRKDFSGRIARRSEAPAGWWLTLDVKPGIVGRWARIEVLVSDDSLPIEERHFDRKGRLARTLFFDEIRVLGGRRLPAHMTLVPADAEGQRTEMRYLEAQFDLPIPDDTFSLARLERRR, from the coding sequence ATGAACCTCGCCGCCTGGATCGCGCTGCTGGCCGGCCCGCTGCTGATCGGCGCCGGCCAGGTGCCTCGGCCGGACGTCGAGACGATCCTGAATCACCTCGACGAGCTCTACCGGTCGAAGAGCAGCATCGCGCGCATGGAGATCCAGGTGACGTCGTCGAGAACCGTACGGTCGATGCGCCTGAAGGCGTGGACGCGCGGAGAGGACGAGGCGCTGATCGTCATCGAGGCGCCGCCGCGGGAGGAGGGCACGGCCACGCTGCGCGTCGGATCCAATCTGTGGAACTACCTGCCGCGGATCGCCCGCACCATCCGCGTCCCCCCCTCGATGATGCTCGGCTCGTGGATGGGGACCGACTTCACCAACGACGATCTGGTGAAGGAGTCGTCGCTGCGCAAGGACTTCAGCGGACGGATCGCGCGCCGCTCGGAGGCGCCCGCCGGGTGGTGGCTGACGCTCGACGTCAAGCCCGGCATCGTCGGACGCTGGGCCCGCATCGAAGTGCTGGTGTCGGACGACAGCCTGCCGATCGAGGAGCGGCATTTCGATCGCAAGGGACGGCTGGCGCGAACGCTGTTCTTCGACGAGATTCGGGTGCTGGGCGGCCGCCGGTTGCCGGCTCACATGACACTCGTCCCCGCCGATGCCGAGGGGCAGCGCACCGAGATGCGCTACCTCGAGGCGCAGTTCGATCTCCCGATCCCCGACGACACCTTCAGCCTGGCGCGACTGGAGAGGCGGCGCTGA
- a CDS encoding CBS domain-containing protein — protein sequence MRVNELMTSQVRVVAPSLSAREAWDIMRRDRIHHLLVADGGGLLGILSDKDAGGPNGAAVRDTATVGDLMTRQAVTIDANATVRRAANLMRGRTIGCLPVTDGGRTVGIVTVSDLLALLGHGVDRPARPARAALHFRVPHRRQKSATGRW from the coding sequence ATGCGCGTCAACGAACTCATGACCAGTCAGGTGCGCGTGGTGGCGCCGTCGCTGTCCGCCCGTGAAGCCTGGGACATCATGCGCCGCGATCGGATTCACCACCTGCTCGTGGCCGACGGCGGCGGGCTGCTCGGCATTCTCAGCGACAAGGACGCCGGCGGTCCCAACGGCGCCGCGGTACGCGACACCGCCACCGTCGGGGACCTGATGACGCGGCAGGCGGTCACCATCGACGCGAATGCCACCGTCCGGCGCGCGGCGAATCTGATGCGCGGCCGCACGATCGGGTGCCTGCCGGTGACGGACGGCGGCCGCACCGTCGGCATCGTCACGGTCTCGGATCTGCTCGCCCTCCTCGGGCACGGCGTCGATCGTCCGGCGCGGCCGGCGCGCGCGGCGCTGCACTTCCGCGTGCCGCATCGCCGCCAGAAGTCGGCCACCGGACGCTGGTAG